A single Hippocampus zosterae strain Florida chromosome 17, ASM2543408v3, whole genome shotgun sequence DNA region contains:
- the LOC127589334 gene encoding myosin-8-like isoform X1: protein MSDAEMQVFGVAAPYLRKTERERIAAQNAPFDAKAAVFVPDPKHEYAKGKIKSQNGSSVTVEIDGGRVVTVHPDDLWPMNPPKFDKIEDMARLTHLHEPAVLFNLKERYAAWMIYTYSGLFCVTVNPYKWLPVYNPEVVAAYHGRKRQEAPPHIFSISDNAYQYMLTDRENQSILITGESGAGKTVNTKRVIQYFATIASVGDSSKKQQLPEKVQGTLEDQIIQANPLLEAFGNAKTVRNDNSSRFGKFIRIHFGTKGKLASADIETYLLEKSRVTFQLPSERSYHIFYQIISNKKPDLIKMLLITSNPFDYPFISQGEINVLSINDADELMATDSAIDILGFNAEEKLGIYKLTGAVMHYGNMKFKQKQREEQAEPDGTEVADKVAYLMGLNSADLLKALCNPRVKVGNEYVTKGQTPQQVNNAMGALSKAVYEKLFLWIVTRVNQQLDTKLPRQSFIGVLDIAGFEVFEMNSLEQLCINFTNEKLQQFFNHHMFVLEQEEYTKEGIEWDFIDFGLDLAACIELIEKPMGIFSILEEECMFPKATDMSFKNKLYDQHQSKNSIFQKPKPSKGKSEAHFSLIHYAGTVDYNLSGWLEKNKDPLNDTVVQLYQKASIKLLSQLFATYSSADADGCKKSSKKKASSFQTVSALFRENLNKLMANLRSTHPHFVRCIIPNETKTPGAMDHHLVLHQLRCNGVLEGIRICRKGFPSRILYGDFRQRYRILNASAIPEGQFMDSKKASEKLLSSIDVDHAQYRFGHTKVFFKVGLLGLLEEMRDERLAVLMTRLQAVARGYVTRLMLKEMAKKRDSIFIVQYNIRSFMNVKNWPWMRLFFKIKPLLRCAEAEKEMQSAREEVSRLKEDLARSEARRKELEEKTVGLVQEKNDLHLQIQAERENLCDAEERCEGLIKSKIHLEAKVKEFSERLEEEEEVNADITARSRKLEDETSLLKRDIDDLELIIAKVEREKHAIENKIKNLMEEVTMLEENLMKSSKEYKALQEVHEQIRQDLQAEEDKVNILMKTKIRLEQQVDNLEGSLEQEKKVRADIERSRRKLESDLKLSQENVMDLENERQQMEDRLNKKDLVITNLQNKVEDEQALATQLQKQIKELQARIEELEEETESERSTRAKMEKQSSDLCRELEEISERLEEAGGATTAQVEINKKRETEFQRLRRDLEEATLQHEAVTASLRKKQADTVAQLGEQIDNLQRIKHKLEKDKSELKMEIEDMASHMESVVKSKSNMEKTCRNLEEQSLEYKTKVDETQRALSDYAITNARLLTENGELSRLLEEKETALNLMNRSKAASSQQIQELKRLLDEEIKEKNALAHSCQSSRHDCELLREQYEEEQNAKTELQRYLSKANSDVAHWRSKYETDAIQRTEELEEAKKRLVQRLQESEESTEMANAKSASLEKTKQRLQIEVEDLVVELERANAANATLDQKQRSFDKVLSDWKQKCEESQSDLEVSQRESRALSTELFKLKYSYEEALEHLESMKRDNKNLQQEISDISENIAQSTKIMHQLEKVAKQAEHKKKDTQTALEEVESSLEHEETKMLHLQMELNQIKSEVDRKMVEKDEEMDQMKMNHQRTVDTLQSALEAETRSRNDALRLKKKMEGDINEMEIQLSHANRHASEATKQMRNLQTKLKDTQVHLDDVLHSQEDIKDRLAIAERRNGLITAEMEEAMAALEQAERSRKLAEQELREISERTQLLQSQNAVLLNSKRKMESELAQLQSEMEHTVQEAENTDEKAKKAFADAAMMAEDLKKEQDTIAHLERMKKNLEVTVKDLQQRLDEAESLAMKGGKKALQKMENRVHELEKELEAEQKRGGEALKGVRKYERKIKELTFRVRRSPMVSSGRSKKLNNCHNCPHLFQTEEEKKNVDRLQDLVDKLQLKAKAYKRQSEEAEEQTSVQQAKFRKVQRELEVAEERADVAESQLNKLRAKSRDIVGKVEVKDA, encoded by the exons ATGAGTGACGCCGAGATGCAAGTATTTGGGGTGGCGGCCCCCTACTTGCGCAAAACTGAGCGGGAACGAATCGCGGCCCAGAACGCGCCGTTTGATGCCAAGGCGGCCGTCTTCGTGCCTGACCCCAAGCACGAGTACGCCAAGGGCAAGATCAAGAGCCAGAACGGCAGCAGCGTCACCGTGGAGATTGACGGCGGCAGG GTGGTGACAGTACACCCGGACGATCTTTGGCCCATGAACCCACCAAAGTTCGACAAGATCGAAGACATGGCTCGTTTGACACACCTCCACGAGCCGGCGGTGCTCTTCAATCTCAAGGAGCGATACGCCGCCTGGATGATTTAT ACGTATTCTGGTCTTTTCTGCGTGACGGTCAATCCCTACAAGTGGTTGCCCGTCTACAACCCCGAAGTGGTAGCAGCGTATCACGGCAGGAAGCGTCAGGAGGCCCCCCCACACATCTTCTCCATTTCGGACAATGCTTACCAATATATGTTGACAG ATCGAGAGAATCAATCCATACTCATCAC AGGCGAATCCGGCGCGGGCAAGACGGTCAACACCAAACGAGTAATCCAGTACTTTGCAACAATTGCATCAGTGGGAGACTCCAGCAAAAAGCAGCAACTTCCTGAAAAAGTGCAG GGAACGCTAGAGGATCAAATCATCCAAGCCAATCCTCTGCTGGAAGCTTTTGGGAATGCCAAGACTGTGAGGAATGACAACTCTTCCCGATTT GGGAAATTTATCCGCATCCACTTTGGTACGAAGGGCAAGTTGGCATCAGCTGATATCGAAACAT ATCTCTTGGAGAAATCCCGGGTGACCTTCCAGCTGCCATCAGAGAGGAGCTACCACATTTTCTACCAGATCATCTCCAACAAGAAGCCTGATCTCATTA AGATGCTGCTGATCACGTCCAATCCTTTCGACTATCCCTTCATTAGCCAAGGCGAGATCAACGTGCTGAGCATCAACGACGCAGATGAGCTAATGGCCACGGAT AGTGCCATTGACATCCTGGGCTTCAACGCAGAGGAGAAGCTAGGCATTTACAAGCTGACTGGAGCTGTGATGCATTACGGGAACATGAAGTTCAAGCAGAAGCAGCGCGAGGAACAAGCTGAACCTGACGGCACTGAGG TGGCTGACAAAGTTGCCTACCTCATGGGGTTGAACTCTGCTGACCTGCTCAAGGCTCTTTGCAATCCCAGAGTGAAGGTCGGCAATGAGTATGTCACCAAAGGCCAGACGCCTCAACAG GTGAACAACGCAATGGGCGCCCTGTCCAAAGCTGTGTATGAGAAGCTCTTCCTGTGGATAGTCACCAGGGTCAACCAGCAGCTTGATACCAAACTCCCTAGGCAAAGTTTTATTGGCGTGTTGGATATTGCAGGATTTGAAGTTTTTGAG ATGAACAGCCTGGAGCAGCTGTGCATCAACTTCACCAACGAGAAGCTTCAGCAGTTCTTCAACCACCACATGTTTGTACTGGAGCAAGAAGAGTACACCAAGGAAGGCATCGAATGGGACTTCATTGACTTTGGCCTGGATCTGGCAGCCTGCATCGAACTCATTGAGAAG CCCATGGgcattttctccattttggagGAGGAGTGCATGTTTCCAAAGGCCACGGACATGTCCTTCAAGAACAAACTTTACGACCAACACCAGAGCAAGAACAGCATCTTCCAGAAGCCCAAACCTTCCAAAGGAAAGTCCGAGGCCCATTTCTCACTGATCCATTACGCCGGCACGGTGGACTACAACCTCAGTGGTTGGCTGGAGAAGAACAAGGACCCACTGAACGACACTGTGGTGCAATTGTATCAAAAAGCATCCATTAAGCTACTCTCTCAGCTCTTTGCAACATACTCCTCAGCGGACG CTGATGGATGCAAGAAAAGCTCCAAGAAAAAAGCTTCATCTTTCCAGACAGTCTCTGCACTTTTCAGG GAGAATCTCAACAAGCTGATGGCCAACCTCAGGTCCACACATCCACACTTTGTCAGGTGCATCATCCCCAATGAGACAAAGACTCCTG GGGCGATGGACCATCATCTGGTTCTGCATCAGCTTCGCTGTAACGGTGTACTAGAAGGAATAAGGATCTGTCGGAAGGGATTTCCCAGTAGGATTCTTTATGGAGACTTCAGACAGAG GTACAGGATTCTTAATGCCAGCGCCATCCCTGAGGGACAGTTCATGGACAGTAAGAAGGCGTCCGAGAAACTGCTGTCTTCCATTGACGTGGATCACGCCCAGTACAGATTTGGACACACAAAA GTCTTCTTCAAAGTGGGCCTTCTAGGTCTTCTTGAAGAGATGAGGGATGAGCGCCTGGCGGTCTTGATGACCCGCCTCCAGGCTGTGGCCAGAGGTTACGTCACCAGGCTGATGCTCAAGGAGATGGCAAAGAAAAG AGACTCCATTTTCATCGTCCAGTACAATATCCGCTCATTCATGAACGTGAAGAACTGGCCTTGGATGAGGCTCTTTTTCAAGATCAAACCTCTGCTGCGGTGCGCCGAGGCCGAGAAGGAGATGCAGAGTGCAAGAGAGGAAGTTTCACGCCTCAAGGAGGACTTGGCTAGGTCTGAGGCTCGTAGGAAAGAGCTGGAGGAGAAAACTGTGGGGCTCgtccaggaaaaaaatgaccttcaCCTTCAAATCCAAGCA GAACGGGAGAACCTGTGTGATGCTGAGGAGAGGTGTGAAGGTCTGATCAAAAGCAAGATTCATCTGGAAGCTAAAGTCAAAGAATTCTCAGAGAGgttggaagaggaagaggaggtcaaTGCAGACATTACAGCAAGGAGCCGAAAACTGGAGGATGAAACTTCTCTGCTCAAACGGGACATTGATGATCTGGAACTGATCATTGCCAAAGTCGAGAGGGAGAAACATGCAATTGAAAATAAG ATCAAAAACTTGATGGAGGAGGTAACCATGTTGGAAGAGAACCTGATGAAGTCCTCCAAGGAGTATAAAGCCCTGCAGGAGGTTCACGAGCAGATACGTCAAGACCTCCAGGCTGAGGAGGATAAAGTCAACATTCTGATGAAGACAAAGATTAGGTTGGAGCAACAGGTTGACAAT CTGGAGGGCTCACTGGAGCAGGAGAAGAAAGTGAGAGCTGACATAGAGAGATCCAGGAGAAAGCTGGAGAGCGACCTGAAGCTGAGTCAGGAGAATGTCATGGACTTGGAGAATGAGAGGCAGCAGATGGAGGACAGACTCAATAA AAAGGATTTGGTAATCACAAACCTGCAGAACAAAGTGGAGGATGAGCAAGCCCTCGCCACTCAGCTGCAAAAGCAGATAAAAGAGCTCCAG GCTCGCatcgaggagctggaggaagaAACAGAATCAGAACGCTCCACCAGGGCTAAAATGGAGAAGCAGAGTTCGGATCTCTGCAGGGAACTGGAGGAGATCAGCGAGAGGCTGGAAGAGGCCGGAGGAGCCACCACCGCTCAGGTGGAGATTAACAAGAAGCGTGAAACTGAGTTCCAGAGGCTTCGGCGTGACCTGGAAGAGGCCACCCTACAGCATGAAGCTGTCACTGCGTCTCTGCGTAAGAAACAGGCGGATACAGTCGCACAACTCGGGGAACAGATCGACAATCTGCAGAGAATCAAACATAAGCTGGAGAAGGACAAAAGTGAACTGAAGATGGAGATTGAGGACATGGCAAGCCACATGGAGAGTGTTGTGAAAAGCAAG TCCAACATGGAGAAAACCTGCCGCAACCTTGAAGAACAAAGTCTTGAGTACAAGACCAAGGTGGATGAAACCCAGAGAGCACTCAGTGACTATGCCATCACCAATGCACGATTGCTGACAGAGAACG GTGAACTTTCTCGGCTATTGGAAGAGAAGGAAACTGCGCTTAATTTGATGAACAGAAGCAAAGCAGCCAGCAGTCAACAGATTCAAGAGCTCAAGAGACTTTTGGATGAAGAAATTAAG gaaaaaaatgcccTGGCACACAGTTGTCAGTCTTCCCGCCACGACTGCGAGCTTCTGAGGGAACAATATGAGGAGGAACAAAATGCGAAAACCGAACTGCAGCGCTACCTCTCCAAGGCCAACAGTGACGTGGCCCATTGGAGAAGCAAATACGAGACAGACGCCATACAGCGCACCGAAGAACTGGAGGAAGCCAA GAAGAGACTGGTCCAGCGGCTGCAGGAATCTGAGGAGTCGACAGAGATGGCAAATGCGAAAAGTGCATCCCTGGAGAAGACCAAGCAGAGGCTGCAGATTGAGGTGGAGGACCTGGTTGTGGAGCTGGAAAGGGCAAATGCAGCCAACGCTACCTTGGATCAGAAACAGAGAAGCTTTGACAAG GTCCTGTCTGACTGGAAGCAGAAGTGTGAAGAGAGTCAGTCAGATCTGGAAGTGTCTCAGAGAGAATCCAGAGCACTGAGCACCGAACTTTTCAAACTAAAGTATTCGTACGAAGAGGCTTTAGAGCACCTGGAGAGCATGAAGCGAGATAATAAAAACCTTCAAC AGGAGATCTCAGACATCAGCGAGAACATTGCACAGTCgacaaaaataatgcaccagCTGGAGAAAGTTGCAAAGCAAGCTGAGCACAAGAAGAAGGACACTCAGACAGCACTGGAAGAGGTTGAG TCCTCTCTGGAACACGAGGAGACCAAAATGCTTCACCTTCAAATGGAGCTGAACCAGATCAAGTCAGAGGTTGACAGAAAAATGGTAGAGAAAGATGAAGAGATGGACCAGATGAAGATGAACCACCAGAGAACCGTGGACACCCTGCAGAGTGCCCTGGAAGCCGAGACACGCAGCCGCAATGACGCCTTGCGGCTGAAGAAGAAGATGGAAGGGGACATAAACGAGATGGAGATTCAGCTCAGCCACGCGAACCGACACGCTTCTGAGGCCACAAAGCAAATGAGGAACTTGCAAACCAAGTTGAAG GACACGCAAGTCCACCTGGATGATGTTCTCCACAGTCAGGAGGACATCAAGGACCGACTGGCCATCGCAGAACGCCGTAACGGCCTGATAACAGCCGAGATGGAGGAGGCGATGGCGGCTTTGGAGCAGGCGGAGAGAAGTCGTAAACTGGCTGAGCAGGAATTGAGGGAGATTAGCGAGAGGACTCAGTTGCTACAGTCACAG AATGCAGTTCTCCTGAACTCAAAAAGGAAGATGGAGAGCGAGTTGGCTCAGCTGCAATCAGAGATGGAGCACACAGTCCAGGAAGCAGAGAACACTGATGAGAAGGCCAAGAAAGCCTTCGCagat GCTGCCATGATGGCTGAGGACCTGAAGAAGGAGCAGGACACCATCGCGCACTTggagaggatgaagaagaacctTGAGGTGACGGTCAAGGACCTGCAGCAGCGTCTCGATGAGGCTGAAAGTCTTGCCATGAAAGGCGGGAAGAAAGCACTCCAAAAGATGGAGAACCGG GTCCACGAGTTGGAAAAGGAATTGGAGGCTGAGCAGAAACGTGGCGGCGAGGCCCTGAAAGGAGTCCGCAAATATGAGCGCAAGATTAAAGAGCTGACATTTCGGGTCAGAAGGTCACCTATGGTGTCGAGTGGTAGGTCCAAAAAACTTAATAATTGTCATAATTGTCCTCATCTGTTCCAGACagaagaggagaagaagaacGTGGACAGACTGCAGGATCTGGTTGACAAGCTGCAGCTGAAAGCCAAAGCATACAAACGGCAGAGTGAGGAGGCG GAGGAACAAACCAGCGTCCAGCAGGCCAAGTTCCGAAAGGTGCAGCGCGAGCTGGAGGTGGCTGAGGAACGAGCAGACGTCGCAGAGTCGCAGTTGAATAAACTACGAGCAAAGAGCCGCGACATTGTCGGGAAAGTGGAGGTAAAAGATGCCTGA